ACGTACCAACTTGCCCGGTCAAAAAGTTATTGCAATATTATTTGTCTCCtcgtagaaaaagaaaacaatgggaAACGAACTTATAGCACATACCACTCCGGAGGTATTCTTTGCCTTTATACCAGCGCGCTGCGCAGTATTCTGCTTGCATGTAAGTGCTAGTTAGCTGCATGCGCTGTATGCGGTAAATGCATAAGACAACACTGATATCCCCACTCTATGCAGCGAATGAGAGGGGGGATCAACTAGTaaatgcgcatttttttttttttttgaacaacgGACGGACGAAACGACAGGCGCAGCTTCATCCGTTGTCTACAAAATTTTGTGCAAGTAGTAGCTGATCACAGAATATCAACTATAGCTCGAACACACACCCTTGTTGAGAGGAATTGGAGACATGTATGCGGGCTTACCCACCAACCCCGCTAAGACAAATTATATGCCCACATTTACTATAGTATGTATGTATACGTTGCCATCGTGCTTCGATAACCCAAGCGTGGTCTCGCATTTTGAATGAGGAAGATTGAGGCGTTTCACGTTGAAAACCGCATGCACTAGGCGTTTTAGACGTAAGGAGTTGATATGCCCTTGTATTGGAACAGAAATGCATCCCGGAAAAGATAGAGCGGACCTCGAAGGCCGCAGGCTTGCTTCGCGAGTATTACGCAGGCAAGTCCTCGGGTACCCTTCAGATGTAATGTGAACGGCCTTGATCCGTGCGCTGTTGCGCGACAGCGCCGGCCAAGGCTTGCGTCCCAGCGTCACCGTAAATTCCCATACTGCAGGAAAACGCATATGTGGAAAGCGGCGCGTGCGTCGTATACAAACGAGCGTCACCCTCGCCTGACGGCTTTCACGGAAGCTCTTTCGCTTAGGCAAAAACAAACGTGAACAAAGACAAAACCTGAGTGATGACGAAGTTtattcacacacacgcacgaactTAAGTGCGCTGCGTAAATCACACTGTTACTTTTCCGCCTGCCCATGTTTGCATGATGTTTCAAGAGTGAATTTCCGTTTTAACAGCAAATTAAGGGACAAGCAAGGAttagatgatgtcatcaatgaaTGAAGTGACTAAATGCATTTGTGCGATATGAACACAAGTATTTCAGCACTGCAACTTTAGGGAGCAAGTCACCCAGAATGGTTGAGCAGAGAATGCGCTACGTACGCAACACGTTCAAATCGGTGTTTGAAACGAACAGTATACTTGTTCGACGAAGGTACGCAACGCCTGATGAATCATCGGCGGTACCTTGTAAAACACGCCGCACAAGTTCGCCAAGATGCCAGCATCATTAACGAACTTAATAAAGAAATGCTATCAAGGCACAGATGACCAGAACCTTTCCGGGACGGCAGATGCTTATGGACCAACTCCTTTTCATCGTTTGGCCCTTGCCCTATACAGCGTTGCACACATACAAATTCATAGGAACTGACACGCCCGCAAAGTATACGCAGGCAACGTTGAGATCCATGGCCGTCAAGCCACTGCACTTTGGTGAAATGTGCACGAAAGTGACAGACTGTACACGACACGTCGTGCACGCATCAACCCGCGCAGGAAACCACGATATACGCGTCGTGAGCGCTCTTTCGAAGTCCCAACGACAGTCGTGTATCAGTCGACTCGGTATCAGTGCACACAAACATCTAGCGCGTGCTCTGGTCGAGTACGCGCCTATGTTTCATGACGCGTACAACCGAAACAGttcatgaaatgaaaaaaaaaaaaagtctctcgGTAGGCCATCCGCCGTGCCGTCCACGACTAGTAGGAGACTGCGCACGTTTTCGCAACCGGACAAACATTACGTGGGCACGGCGCACTGCTGTCCGCCGCTCATGAAGTGGAAATGAACAAATCCAGTCTCGTGCCACCACACTAGCGACAGGAACACGATGACGTGCCAGATCTGGTGACTCGAGAAGACGTAGTCGACGCGGCCGGGCCAGAGGCACTCGGGGATCTTGAAGCGGTACACGGCGAACGCCATCCCGATGAGGCCGAAGAGCACCGCTATGCGGGGAAGGAGCAGGCGGACGATGGGGGCCTCTAAACCGCCGTTGAGGGCGAACCAGTGCGCGGTGGGCACCAGGCCAAAGAGCACCAGAGAGCTGAGTACCAGGAGCCGCGCGGGTTCCACGTCCTCTCGGCCGGCGAAGCGAGGCGCGAAGTTGAGCACCAGCACGACGGCGACCAGTAGCACCTCGACGCCGCTGTAGGCGAGCTCCAGCCACGGCCTGCAGCTGAAGGCGAAGTGGACGCCGGAGAGGAACGTCATGCTCAGACTGAGCGCCACTCCGAGCACGTCCCACTTGAGTAGCCGCTGGTAGCACTGCTCCGAGTGGCAGTTGAACGTGTGGTACACCACGGACAGCAAAAGGGTCGTCATGTACGTCAGGCATATGGCAACGCAAAACGCCCGGTCCACCGCCGAAGGGGACACCTCGTCCAACCGCTGGACGAGGTCGTGCACGAAGAGAGCCAGCATGATGAAGAAGCCCGACAGGTGCGTCCAAATGTTCAGCGTCTCGTTGTTCCACTCGAAGGCGGAGCGGGCGCACCGGCGAAGCGCGAAGTTGCAGCGGTAGCCCTTCAGGATGAACGGATTCTGGCGGAGGAACTCCGGTGCTTCATCGTACGTGCGCAGTTGTGCGTCGGCGGCTTTGTCGTCGCGAGTCGAAAACAGGTCGATGACTCGCTTCCAGACCGACTTCACGGTCTCGGCCGAAATGGCCACGCACTGGCGATCTCCCTTGCGTTCGCACATGGCTTGTTTTCGAGATTGGCGCGCTCGCTCCTCTGACGACCTGGTCGCGGACGATGGCCGGTTTTTCAGCATCCCGACCGGGGCGCCGTGCCGCGGCGTGACGTCGGCGCTTGCGTCAAGTGAGCCACCGTGATGAAGACGACGACGCGCGTCGAGGCAGCCGGCCGGGCCGACCTCTGCTTTCCGGTTTCGCTGCCGATAAGCGTGAAGGCCCGAGATGGTCTCTTCGCATCGGCTCCAGGGCACGTAATGCTCGCGGGCGATGAAACCGAGATTTGCCGCTTTGCGGGAGGCCGGACGGAGCTTCCGGTGGTTTTGCCGACCTAGGCGGAAGCACCCGCAGCTTGCCGAACGGAATCAGGCTAATCGTGGTCAATGTCGGTCACGGGAGCTAGCGGCAAGTCGGTAGGAGCGCGAGTTCTATTATCTTTATACCGCGGTCACCGCTGACGCGCACGGATCAACGATTGCGGCGATCAGATGACGCCAATATCTCATATCACCGTACTACATCAATGATTTTCATATTCGTACTTGAAAGACGGCACAGCGGATAAAATGGTATCACTTACCTTCAGCACACCGAAGCTGCTGAAGAACGGCCATGGTTAATGTTCGCGTGTCTCATTTGGTCATGCTTTTTAACCCACATTTGCGCGTTTAATTCGGGAAACGCAATCGTCACAGCCTATATCTGCCTGAAAAACCACATGACCCAAAAGCATAAGTCACCTTCCTAAGATACTGCCTCGGCCTGACCAATGCCACCTAGgtaatttcaggcctgctcactgtatCTGCCGAGGGCTCTGACGTCACTTCGTTCATTCGCTGAagacgtgcctacgcttgctctcgACGCTCGACGGACATAGATTATCAAGCCCGACGaacgttttcgtggcgtgctgGTATGCTAGTTGGCGACTCGAGAAGACCATCTTTTCTGTGTCCGTGAACTGCAG
This genomic interval from Rhipicephalus microplus isolate Deutch F79 chromosome 10, USDA_Rmic, whole genome shotgun sequence contains the following:
- the LOC119180785 gene encoding progestin and adipoQ receptor family member 3: MLKNRPSSATRSSEERARQSRKQAMCERKGDRQCVAISAETVKSVWKRVIDLFSTRDDKAADAQLRTYDEAPEFLRQNPFILKGYRCNFALRRCARSAFEWNNETLNIWTHLSGFFIMLALFVHDLVQRLDEVSPSAVDRAFCVAICLTYMTTLLLSVVYHTFNCHSEQCYQRLLKWDVLGVALSLSMTFLSGVHFAFSCRPWLELAYSGVEVLLVAVVLVLNFAPRFAGREDVEPARLLVLSSLVLFGLVPTAHWFALNGGLEAPIVRLLLPRIAVLFGLIGMAFAVYRFKIPECLWPGRVDYVFSSHQIWHVIVFLSLVWWHETGFVHFHFMSGGQQCAVPT